The Sphingopyxis fribergensis DNA segment GCGCGATGGCGGGATCGATTTCCGGTTCGACAATCCGGCGCTGTTGACGCCGCCGAAAGACGCTCCGGCGCGCTATCAATGGCAGCGGATCGTCGAATATACCGACTTCGCCGACTGGGCCACGATCTCGCGGCTTTTCGCCCCGCTGTACGCAAAGGCCGCGGCGATCGCCGACGGTTCGTCGCTCGACAAGGAAGCGCAGCGCATCGCCGCGGGGCACGCGAAGCCGCTCGACCGGGCCAACGCCGCGCTGAAACTGGTGCAACAGGATGTGCGCTACATCTATGTCGGGCTGGGCAGCGGCAATCTGACCCCCGCCACCGCCGAGGAAACATGGCAGCGGCGTTATGGCGACTGCAAGGGCAAGACGGCGCTGCTGCTGGGATTGCTCGGCAAGCTCGGGATCGACGCCGAAGCCGTCCTTGCCAACAACAGCGGCGCCGACGACGGCCTCGACGAACGCCTGCCCAATCCGGGGATGTTCGACCATGTGCTGGTACGGGCAAAGATCGACGGCGCTGCCTACTGGCTCGACGGCACGCTTCCGCCGGTCGTTCCGTCCGCTGCTACCCCGGCGATTCCCTACCGATGGGTCCTGCCGGTGACGGCGAAGGGCGGCGCGCTTCAGAAACTCGATTGGCGGATGGCCAGCAAGCCGAACGAAATCACCCTCTATGAAATCGACGCGCGCGCGGGCTTCGACCGGCCGGCGCGGGTGACGAACACCACCATCGTCCGCGGCATCCCGGGGCTGCAGCAGCAGGTCGAGCTGTCCGGATTGACCGCCGATCAGTTGCGCGACGGCATGCGCCAGCAGCTGGTCGGCGGAACGTGGGACAGCGTCGACGATGTCAAATGGCGCTACGATCAAAAGGCCGAGGCCAGCATCCTTACCATCACCGGCAAATGGACGGTCGATTGGGACGACGACGGGGACGGCGACAAATCCTATGCGCTGCCCGGCGGTGGTTTCAGCCCGCCCGAAAAACGCGGGCGCGCTGCGGACCAGAATCAGGATCTGCCTTATTACAGCGCGCCCGAATTCGACTGCCGGGTAACGACGTTGCGGCTGCCGGCGAAGACGAATGCGGCGAATTGGTCGTTCAAATCGGGCTACGACACACGCATTTTCGGAAAAAATCATTATCGCGCTTTCGACCTTCGCGACGGATCGATCCGCATGGTCCGCGGCCTGCGGGTCGAACAGCCCGAAATCGACGCGGTCAGCGCACGGCGCGACAATGGCCGGATTGCCGGTTTCGACAACAGCATGGCATGGGTGTCCTATAAGCCCGACGTGGCAAAGCCGATAGATCCCGACGGCAAGGTCGTGCCCGCCACCTACGAGATCGACTGGACCGCCGATACCGTCCCGTGCCTTTCGCCCGCCACGATGCGCTGACCCCGGCGCGGGCGGCGATCAGTCGCGCAGCAGCTCGTTGATCCCGGTCTTCGCGCGCGTCTGCGCATCGACGCGCTTGACGATCACCGCGCAATAGAGCGACGGCCCCGGTGTCCCGTCGGGCAAAGGCTTGCCCGGCAAAGCCCCCGGCACGACGACCGAATAGGCCGGCACTTCGCCGATGAAGATTTCGCCCGTCGCGCGGTCGACGATCTTGGTCGACGCGCCAAGGTAGACGCCCATCGACAGCACCGCGCCCTCGCGCACGATGACGCCCTCGGCAACTTCGGCGCGCGCGCCGATGAAGGCGCCGTCCTCGATCACCACCGGCCCGGCCTGCAGCGGTTCGAGCACGCCGCCGATCCCCGCGCCGCCCGACAGATGGACGTTCGCACCGATCTGCGCGCAGCTGCCGACGGTCGCCCAGGCGTCGACCATCGACCCCTCGCCGACATAGGCGCCGATATTGACGAAGCTCGGTAACAGGACGGCGCCCTTGCTGATGAATGCGCCGCGGCGGACGATCGATCCCGGGACCGCGCGGAAGCCCGCATCGCGAAAGCGGTTCTCGCCCCATCCGGCGAATTTCGACGGCACCTTGTCCCACCAGCGCGCGCCGCCGGGGCCGCCTTCGATGAGTTCCATGTCGCTCAGGCGGAACGACAGCAGCACCGCTTTCTTCAGCCACTGGTTGACCTGCCAGGTGCCGCCGGCGTCACGCTCGGCGACGCGATAGCTGCCGTCGTCGAGCCCTGCGATCGCGGTCTCGACCGCATCGCGCACGGCACCCTCGGTCGTCAGTCCCAGCGTCTCGCGTGCGTCCCATGCGGCTTCGATCGTCGATTGCAGGTCGGTGGTCATGAAATTCCCCATGGTAAAGGCAATGAATCGAGCCAGTCGGCGATGTCGTTGACGTGGAAATCGACCTGGTCCGGCAGGTGGCCCCGATGACCGCTTTCGCTGCCATTGTCCAGCCAGACCGTCGTCATCCCCAGCGCTTTGGCGGGGGTCAGATTGCGCGCCATATCCTCGACGAAAACGCTCTTCGCCGGATCGACTTTCAGATGTGAAATCATCATTGCATAGGCTTCCGGATCGGGCTTCGGCGTATAGCGCGTAACCCGAATGTCGCAGATGCCGTCGAACATGTCGGCGATCCCGCGCGCGTCGAGCACGCGCGCCGCATAATCGGCATCGGCGTTGGTGAAGATCAGCTTGCGTCCCGGCAGGCGCTCGAGCCCGGCGCGCAGCCGCGCATCGACGCTCAGCCGATCGAGCGCGATGTCGTGAACATCGATCAGGAAATTCTCCGGATCGATGCCATGGTGGCGCATCAGCCCCGACATCGTCGTGCCATGGTTGTGGAAATATTGCTTTTGCACCCGCCGAGCTTCGACCGCATCGACGTTCAAGAGGCGCATGATGAAGGCGCCCATACGCTCGTCGATCAGGTCGAACAGCTTCGCCGACGGCGCATAGAGCGTGTTGTCGAGATCGAAGATCCAGCTATCGATATGGTCGAGCGGGGCGGGCATGCCGGGCCGCATAAAGGCTGGGGTGCGTGGGGGCAAGGCGTCCAAATCCTCCCTGTGGCGAAGCCATGGGGAGGTGGCAGTCGCGTTAGCGACTGACGGAGGGGCGATGGCGCGACGTCGCCGCCCCTCCACCACCGCCTGCGGCGGCGGTCCCCCTCCCCATCGCTTCGCGACAGGGAGGATCGGTTAACCGCATGATGCTACCCCTCCCTCCTCCGCCGCGCTAAAAGGCGGACATCTGGGCAAAAGGGGGTACGGCAGTGGCCGACGCGAACCGACGCAGCAGCATCCGGCGGGTGACCGGGCGGCCTTTGCCCATGCTGCTCTCGCTCGCCGCGCTGTCGCTCACCGCATGCGGCGGCGGTGGCAGCACCGCCCGCCCCTCGCCGACTCCCGCCCCGCCGTCCGCCCCAACACCCACGCCTACCCCGACTCCGACGCCCACCCCGACCCCGCCCCCGACCGGCAATTTCAACACCGCCGAAACGCGCAGGTCCGACGGGGTCAATTTTCACGGCGCGGTCACCGCCTATCAGGCCGGCGCGACGGGTCAGGCCATATTGGCGGGCGTGATCGACGACGGGATCGATCAGGACAGCCCCGAATTCGCGGGGCGCATCTCGTCGCAATCGATCGACCTTGCCGGATCGCGCGGCATCAATGGCGAGGGCACGCACGGCACCAACGTCGCGCAGGTGCTGCTTGGCGGAAAAAATGACGCGGGCACCTTCGGCATCGCGTTCAACGCCAATCTGCTTGTGCTGCGCGCCGACCGGCCGGGCAGCTGCGCGACCGAGGATCCGACCAACGACGAAAGCGGCTGCCGCTTTCCCGAAACCGCGATCGCGGCGGGGCTCGACCGCGCGGTCAGTGCGGGCGCGCGCGTCGTTAACATCTCGCTCGGCGGCGAAGACCCGCCCGGCGCGACCTTGCGCGCCGCGGTCTCGCGGGCGACCGCGGCCGGGATCATCGTCATCATCTCGGCGGGGAACGAGGGCGACACGAACGCGAACGGCAACGATCCGAACAACCCCGATCGCTTCGCGCAGGGCATGCGCGACGCCGGCGGCGGGCTGGTCGTCATCGCCGGATCGGTCGACGAAAATCGCGCGATCTCGGACTTCAGTAATCGCGCGGGCGTTTACGTCGGTTCCTATCTGACCGCGCTCGGCGAAGGCGTGTGCTGCGCTTATGAAAATGGTGCGCTCAAGACCGAGGGCAATTTCGTCTTCGTGCTCAACGGCACCAGCTTCGCGGCGCCGCAAGTCGCGGGCGCGGTTGCGCTGGTCGCGCAGGCGTTTCCGAACCTGTCGAGCCAGCAGATCGTCTCGCTTCTCTACCAATCGGCGCGCGATGCGGGTGCGGCGGGCGACGATGCAATCTACGGACAGGGTATCCTCGACATTGCGCGCGCCTTTCAGCCGATGGGCGCGACATCGCTCGCGGGCACCTCGACCGCGGTCGCGCTCGATGCGCCGCTCGGCATTCTTGGCGGCCCGATGGGCGATGCGGGCGGGGCCGGAACGATGGGCCTCGTCACCGACGGCTTCGGCCGCGCCTTCAATGTCGATTTCGGCGGCGCGCTCGGCCAGCGCCGCCCCGACTTCAAACTGTCGGGCGCGATCGGCGGGCTCGTCCGCCAGCAGAGCGCGGCGAACTCGTCGCTCGCACTCTCGCTCGTGACCGCGCCGGGCACGGGCGGGTCCGACGCGCTCGCCGGCCTCTCCTTTCACGACGGGCAGCGCGCGCGCACCCTTGCCGCCTCGGTGATGACGCGGCTCGACGCGCGCACGCGCATCGGCTTTACGGCCGGACGCGGCGCCGGCGGCCTGCTCGCGGGTGAGCGCGGCGAAAGCGGCCATGCGATGCTGATCGGCGATGCCGCGCATGAGGGCCTCGGCTTTGCCGCCAGCCCCGGAATCGGCACGATAATCCGGCATAATATCGTTAATAATCAATATATTAATATTATATTGGAGAATGGCTGGGTTTCGGGCTCGCGCTGGCAGGACGACCCCCTCCTCCGCTACCGATCGGGCCACGACAGCCGCTACCAGCGCGTTGGCGCTGCGTGGGACGGCCGCTTCGGTCCGGTCCGCACCGCGCTCGGTGCTAGCTGGCTGCGCGAATCGGACAGCCTCCTCGGCGCCCGCCTCGGCCCGATGTTCGCCGCCGGCGGCGCGACCAGCCTCGTCGGCGACGCCAGCTTCATCCTCGATATGCGCGATGATTGGCAAATTGCGGCCGCCTGGCGCCAGATGTGGACGCGCCCCGACAGCCAGGGCTTGATCGCGGGCGGCGCGCTCTGGTCGACCGCCTTTTCGTTCGACGTCGCGAAGGCCAATCTGGTGCGACCGGGCGACCGCGCCGCGCTCCGCTTCGCGCAGCCGCTCCGCGTCGCGCGGGGCGGGATCGACCTGATGCTCCCCGTCGCGCACGATTATGCGAGCGGCCGCACCGACTTCGGCCGCCGCACCTATAACCTCGCTCCCACCGGGCGCGAACTGGTAGTCGAGGCGAGCTATGCGCTGGCGCTTTTCGGCGGCGATCTGATCGCCAACACATGGTGGCGGCAGGACCCCGGCCATATCGCCGCGATGCCCGATGACCGGGGCGCGGCGCTCCGCTTTACGATGGGCTTCTGATCGGCTTTAACGATCCCCAAGATCAAATCAGGGGATCCCAAGATGAAGCCGATTCACTACCTACCGCTCGCGCTGGTCGGCGCCGCGCTCGCCTCACCGCTTGCGGCCCAGGCGCCCGCGCGTACCGTCATCCACGCGGGTCAATTGCTCGCCGAACCCGGCAAACCCGTGCGCGGCGCCTCGACGATCATCGTCGAGGGCGGCAAGATACTGAGCATAGCCGACGGCTATCAGCCCGCCGACCCCGGCGCGACGCTGATCGACCTCAAGGACAAATATGTCCTCCCCGGCCTGATCGACAGCCATGTCCATCTGACGAGCGATGCGGGCGGCATCGCCGGCCAGCTCGAAGAAGTGACGCTCAGTCCGGCGGCGCAGGCCTTCAATGCCGAGGCGAACGGCATGAAGACGTTGCGCGCGGGCTTCACGACGGTACGGAACCTCGGCGATGGCGACGGCGCGACCTTGGCGCTGCGCGATGCAATCGCGGCGGGTAAGGTACGGGGGCCGCGCATCGTCGACGCGGGTAACAGCATCTCGGGCAGCGCGGGACATATGGATGGCTCATTGGGCTATCGCGACGAACTCCGCCCCTTCTTCGCGGGCGCGGGCAACACCTGCAATGGCGCCGACGATTGCCGCCGCGCGGTGCGGCTGCAGATCGGCCGCGGCGCCGATGTGATCAAATTTGCGTCGACCGGCGGAGTCAACAGCCGCATTGGTGCCGGTCTCGGCAAGCAGATGTTCGACGACGAGGCGCAGGCGATCGTCGATACCGCGCATCTGTTCGGCAAGAAGGTCGCGGTGCACGCGCACGGCGCCGACGGCATCCGCCTTGCGATCGATGCCGGCGCCGATTCGATCGAACATGGCACGATCCTCGACGAAGCGACGATTGCGGCCTGGGCGAAGTCGAAGACCTATTATGTCCCGACACTTTCGACGGTGAACGGCTACAAGGAACGCCTCGCCGCCAATCCCGACGCTTATGAACCCGATGTGCTCGCCAAGATCCAGTGGCGCATTTCGATCACCGGCAAGAGTCTTGAGCAGCTCGTCCCGCGCGGCGTGCGCATCGCGTTCGGTACCGATGCCGGCGTGTCGAAGCACGGCCGCAACGGCGACGAGTTCGGACTGATGGTCCAGCACGGGATGAAGCCGGTCGAGGCGCTCAAGGCGGCGACGGTCAACGCCGCTGACCTGCTTGGGCTGTCCGACCAGATCGGCACCATCGCCCCCGGCAAGAGCGCCGACATTATCGCGGTCGCGAGCGACCCGGTCGCCGATGTGCGCGTACTCAAGAAGGTCGATTTCGTGATGGCCCGGGGGGCGGTGGTCGACTGAGCCGGTGATCTCGTCATTGCGAGGGCGATCTGGGTACACGTAAACCGCTCTGGATTGCTTCGCTCCGCTCGCAATGCCGAAGTTTCAAACTTCGAGTGCGGTTTTCAGCGCCAGCCATTTTTCGAGTTTTGCAGCGAAGCCGATCGTATGCGCGGCGCTGCTCGATGGCAGGTCAACGATGGCGATCCCATCGAGCGGCGGAAGTTGCTTTCGCCCAATCGCGGCCGCCGTGCCGCCGTTGAAGGCGATCATGCCGAGGTTGGGCAGGTCGGCGACCAGCGCCGCGAGGTCGTGTGCCTCGACTTCGCGGATCAGTGAGTCGCTGCTGGTATGCCGCTCGGCGCTGCGGATGACGTCCCACAGCCCGACCTTCGCCTCGCGCAGCGCGGCCAACCTGTCTTTATAAGGCATGTCCGCCAGCGGTCTGCCGACGACCTCGCCGAGCAGGCGCCAGAACTGGTTTGTCGGATGTGCATAATATTGCCGTTCGGCGAGCGAACGGGCGCCGGGCAGACTGCCAAGGATTAAGAGCTGCGTATCGGGCGCGACGTGCGGTGCAAAGCTGGCGTGGCGGACGGCGGGCATCGCGCCTGATAGCCCGCGAGGACTGGCGCAACAATATTGCCCGCCCCTTGACCGCCGAGGGAATCGGGTCTAGGGGCCCGCTCGACCGAAAAGGGCAGTTTGCTGCCTCTTTCAGTTACAACAGCGCTTGAACATTGCTGGCGCGGATGGAGCCTCCGGAAGATCGTCGCGATCCGCCGGGGTCTTTTGCTGTTATCAGGTCGGCCGTTTTTCGCCATTTTTGGCGAGTTAGCAGCCGGAGCTTCGTCCACCGCAGTACAGTAACCGTTCGCTCTGATGGGCGGACATTTAAAGGTGAAGCATTCATGCCCACGATCAACCAGCTGGTCCGCAAGGGCCGGACTCCCCAGAAGGTGAAGTCCAAGGTCCCGGCGATGGACGCAAACCCGCAAAAGCGCGGCGTTTGCACCCGAGTCTATACGACGACCCCGAAAAAGCCGAACTCGGCGCTCCGCAAGGTTGCGAAGGTCCGCCTGACCAACCAGCGCGAAGTCATCACCTATATCCCCGGCGAAGGCCACAACCTCCAGGAACACAGCGTTGTGCTGATCCGCGGCGGTCGTGTCCGCGATCTTCCCGGTGTGCGTTACCACGTCCTGCGCGGCGTGCTCGATACGCAGGGCGTGAAGGACCGCAAGCAGAGCCGTTCGAAATACGGTGCGAAGCGTCCGAAGTAAGGACCGCTTTTTCGGCTATTTGATCATCCCAGAGCGCCTCGCGCCGGGATGCTGTTGTAAAGGAATACCCTATGGCTCGTCGTCGTCGTCCTGAACGCCGCGAAATCCTGCCCGATCCCCGTTTCGGTGATACGGTGCTGTCGAAATTCATGAACAGCGTCATGCTGGACGGGAAAAAATCGGTCGCTGAAAGCATCGTTTATGGTGCACTCGAGTCGGTCGAAGCCCGTGCCAAGAAGGAACCCATCGGTGTGTTCCACGAAGCGCTGGCGAACATCCGTCCGAACATCGAAGTCCGCAGCCGCCGCGTCGGCGGTGCGACCTATCAGGTTCCGGTCGAAGTCCGTCCGGAGCGTGCGCAGGCGCTCGCGATCCGCTGGCTGATCACCGCTGCGCGCAATCGCAGCGAAACCACGATGGCCGCGCGCCTGTC contains these protein-coding regions:
- a CDS encoding DUF3857 domain-containing protein; protein product: MAAVLAHAPVHAEDNQIQRGPVPDWVVPSDLMPVPGDASGMFFVRRQDAVIHLDEQGQAQYFGYRIRILHPNALQIGNVSTAWNPASGPPVVHLVKVHRGDETIDVLEKTSFDILRREDQLEAAKLDGVLTAVLRVPDLRVGDELEVGLTTRSSDPTLGTNDSGLLFLAASPAPGRYRLGLSWDKGLKPTVRMTPDMTAIGVSRDGGIDFRFDNPALLTPPKDAPARYQWQRIVEYTDFADWATISRLFAPLYAKAAAIADGSSLDKEAQRIAAGHAKPLDRANAALKLVQQDVRYIYVGLGSGNLTPATAEETWQRRYGDCKGKTALLLGLLGKLGIDAEAVLANNSGADDGLDERLPNPGMFDHVLVRAKIDGAAYWLDGTLPPVVPSAATPAIPYRWVLPVTAKGGALQKLDWRMASKPNEITLYEIDARAGFDRPARVTNTTIVRGIPGLQQQVELSGLTADQLRDGMRQQLVGGTWDSVDDVKWRYDQKAEASILTITGKWTVDWDDDGDGDKSYALPGGGFSPPEKRGRAADQNQDLPYYSAPEFDCRVTTLRLPAKTNAANWSFKSGYDTRIFGKNHYRAFDLRDGSIRMVRGLRVEQPEIDAVSARRDNGRIAGFDNSMAWVSYKPDVAKPIDPDGKVVPATYEIDWTADTVPCLSPATMR
- the dapD gene encoding 2,3,4,5-tetrahydropyridine-2,6-dicarboxylate N-succinyltransferase, which translates into the protein MTTDLQSTIEAAWDARETLGLTTEGAVRDAVETAIAGLDDGSYRVAERDAGGTWQVNQWLKKAVLLSFRLSDMELIEGGPGGARWWDKVPSKFAGWGENRFRDAGFRAVPGSIVRRGAFISKGAVLLPSFVNIGAYVGEGSMVDAWATVGSCAQIGANVHLSGGAGIGGVLEPLQAGPVVIEDGAFIGARAEVAEGVIVREGAVLSMGVYLGASTKIVDRATGEIFIGEVPAYSVVVPGALPGKPLPDGTPGPSLYCAVIVKRVDAQTRAKTGINELLRD
- a CDS encoding pyrimidine 5'-nucleotidase, translated to MPAPLDHIDSWIFDLDNTLYAPSAKLFDLIDERMGAFIMRLLNVDAVEARRVQKQYFHNHGTTMSGLMRHHGIDPENFLIDVHDIALDRLSVDARLRAGLERLPGRKLIFTNADADYAARVLDARGIADMFDGICDIRVTRYTPKPDPEAYAMMISHLKVDPAKSVFVEDMARNLTPAKALGMTTVWLDNGSESGHRGHLPDQVDFHVNDIADWLDSLPLPWGIS
- a CDS encoding S8 family peptidase, which codes for MADANRRSSIRRVTGRPLPMLLSLAALSLTACGGGGSTARPSPTPAPPSAPTPTPTPTPTPTPTPPPTGNFNTAETRRSDGVNFHGAVTAYQAGATGQAILAGVIDDGIDQDSPEFAGRISSQSIDLAGSRGINGEGTHGTNVAQVLLGGKNDAGTFGIAFNANLLVLRADRPGSCATEDPTNDESGCRFPETAIAAGLDRAVSAGARVVNISLGGEDPPGATLRAAVSRATAAGIIVIISAGNEGDTNANGNDPNNPDRFAQGMRDAGGGLVVIAGSVDENRAISDFSNRAGVYVGSYLTALGEGVCCAYENGALKTEGNFVFVLNGTSFAAPQVAGAVALVAQAFPNLSSQQIVSLLYQSARDAGAAGDDAIYGQGILDIARAFQPMGATSLAGTSTAVALDAPLGILGGPMGDAGGAGTMGLVTDGFGRAFNVDFGGALGQRRPDFKLSGAIGGLVRQQSAANSSLALSLVTAPGTGGSDALAGLSFHDGQRARTLAASVMTRLDARTRIGFTAGRGAGGLLAGERGESGHAMLIGDAAHEGLGFAASPGIGTIIRHNIVNNQYINIILENGWVSGSRWQDDPLLRYRSGHDSRYQRVGAAWDGRFGPVRTALGASWLRESDSLLGARLGPMFAAGGATSLVGDASFILDMRDDWQIAAAWRQMWTRPDSQGLIAGGALWSTAFSFDVAKANLVRPGDRAALRFAQPLRVARGGIDLMLPVAHDYASGRTDFGRRTYNLAPTGRELVVEASYALALFGGDLIANTWWRQDPGHIAAMPDDRGAALRFTMGF
- a CDS encoding metal-dependent hydrolase family protein, which encodes MKPIHYLPLALVGAALASPLAAQAPARTVIHAGQLLAEPGKPVRGASTIIVEGGKILSIADGYQPADPGATLIDLKDKYVLPGLIDSHVHLTSDAGGIAGQLEEVTLSPAAQAFNAEANGMKTLRAGFTTVRNLGDGDGATLALRDAIAAGKVRGPRIVDAGNSISGSAGHMDGSLGYRDELRPFFAGAGNTCNGADDCRRAVRLQIGRGADVIKFASTGGVNSRIGAGLGKQMFDDEAQAIVDTAHLFGKKVAVHAHGADGIRLAIDAGADSIEHGTILDEATIAAWAKSKTYYVPTLSTVNGYKERLAANPDAYEPDVLAKIQWRISITGKSLEQLVPRGVRIAFGTDAGVSKHGRNGDEFGLMVQHGMKPVEALKAATVNAADLLGLSDQIGTIAPGKSADIIAVASDPVADVRVLKKVDFVMARGAVVD
- a CDS encoding DNA-deoxyinosine glycosylase, whose product is MPAVRHASFAPHVAPDTQLLILGSLPGARSLAERQYYAHPTNQFWRLLGEVVGRPLADMPYKDRLAALREAKVGLWDVIRSAERHTSSDSLIREVEAHDLAALVADLPNLGMIAFNGGTAAAIGRKQLPPLDGIAIVDLPSSSAAHTIGFAAKLEKWLALKTALEV
- the rpsL gene encoding 30S ribosomal protein S12 gives rise to the protein MPTINQLVRKGRTPQKVKSKVPAMDANPQKRGVCTRVYTTTPKKPNSALRKVAKVRLTNQREVITYIPGEGHNLQEHSVVLIRGGRVRDLPGVRYHVLRGVLDTQGVKDRKQSRSKYGAKRPK
- the rpsG gene encoding 30S ribosomal protein S7, with amino-acid sequence MARRRRPERREILPDPRFGDTVLSKFMNSVMLDGKKSVAESIVYGALESVEARAKKEPIGVFHEALANIRPNIEVRSRRVGGATYQVPVEVRPERAQALAIRWLITAARNRSETTMAARLSGELLDASNNRGNAVKKREDTHRMAEANRAFSHYRW